One Falco peregrinus isolate bFalPer1 chromosome 7, bFalPer1.pri, whole genome shotgun sequence genomic window, CTGAAATGCTGCAAATGGTAAGATGAATTCCTCCAGAGAAATGCTGCCGCACCAAAGCCAAATAAACATACTGGGCTTTTCCCTCTTTTGGCATGAAAGAGGCCACCTTCTTCAGCCCCCTACACCCTCCAAAAAAACTCTTGAATTGCTGGGGTTTGTGCCTGGTATCAAAAAGGCAGAGCCTTGTGGTGCCAGAAATGCCAGGctgctttctctgaaaaaacACATGGAGGGAGATGGCATTTGCAGATGAaggagccagggctgcctgtCTTTGCAAGGGAGATGTCTTCTCCATAAGCTTGCTAAGACTGTACCTCAGCTGTGACACTAATGTAGGTTTGAGCTCACACTCTTTGAATCTTTACATCACTAGTAACAAGTAATATAGCTAATAACAAGTTACATAGCACCAATAACTTCTTCCAGCATGGGTCTCGTACCAGGGCAGAACCAGCTCATTCTCAGATTCTGCCTTTACTAAGCAGGGTGAACACAACTGACCTGAGACATCTCTGAGGACTCCTTCTCAAtccacacaggcagcagcatggagCTTTGCAACACcaaccgcccccccccccccccccccccccccccccccccccccccgatccaaaaccaccaccacccaaaaaacaaacaaaaaacccccagcttATCAGCACAGAATAACCATTAAGCAAGTCAGGACTCATAGCAGGGATGCAGTTCTCCATCTGGGCTATCTGATCTGGTGCAAAGTGCCAGATGTTAAACCAAAGTGCCACAGGACATTTTCACCCTGTAGGTGAACACCCTCTAGCATATTTCATCAGTACTAGCAAGAAAGCATCCGCATTTATAGGAGGTATGCCCTGCAGAGTGATGCTGTAATATACCATGGTCTAGCTCTGCATACATctcatactttaaaaattattcttatttgcATTTCTATTTAATCTAGTTGGGTTTCTGTGAAACATCATGCtaaagaatgcaaaaaaaagggagaagacTTGTCAGCCTTTCTCATAGAAAAAGGACATGGAAAGCATGGAGGAAAGTGAGATGAGCCACTTTCTCCAGTGTAGCTCTTCCTAAACTAGTTTTATGCTTAGACTCTACCCTGGCAGGTATTCTGGGTcatcagcagctgcagctggataGCTGTGGTGTGTGCGAAGTGGTGCCATCCACATCCTCCACTTTATCTGGGTTATCTCATGGCCAGAAGCACGAGTCAGCAGTCCAGATTGCAAGGATCTCCAGGAGTCTTTAAGCTTATGTGTTACCTTACATCTACAGTAGTCTGAGATGGCAAGGTATAATCTACTTCTTTGGTGGCCTATCTAAGCACCTGACTTTTCCTTGCAGGACACCCAGTTCCTAGAACTGACACCCCACTGACCACAGAGACAAGAGCTCTGGGCATCGGAGACATCTCTCATCTTTTGACATCAATGGATTGCAACCTTTGTGCAAGCCTGGAGAGCCCTTCCCATGGGGATGAAGACACTCAGGGGCACAAGATCTGAGGAGGAGTTCTTGTACCCCAATAAAGAGATTTGCAGCTTCAGTTCTAATAAAAGCAAGTCACTGTGAAACCGCATTACTGATATTTGCTCATGTATGTCAGGATGGGGTTTGCTGTTCTTATTGTCTATAATAATCAATCTGtatatgaattttatttaactAAATCAAGTTAATATAAGTTCATGTGTCATTAAGTCCTGTTAAATCGTCCTGCAGGGTGTGTTGCAGTGATTTGTGTGGCAAAGtatatattaataaatcaaaaagCAGTAGGGTCCATTCCCTCTGCCATCCCAGTGCAGAGCAACAGGCTGGGGTTCAGGAGGCAGGCTCAGtcctctgcacctctgcagggctgcatcTGAGGTGCTGGGAATGGTGATGCAGAGAAACCCCAGGGTGGCAGAAGACCAGCTTCTTTAGATCTTGAAACTGCCTCACCACATTCATGTcattctgctcctgctgcctttaTTTAGTCTAGACCAGCATCATGTTAATggaattttccttctttggatCCCAAACTAGTCAAACTATTTATCACTGCACTATGCTGTCTGGAGGCAGTGAGTGGTGTCCCCATCAGCCTGGAGTTTCAGCACCTGCTGTTACAAGGTATAGATGCATCCCCTGCTTCCTTTCCCCACACCTAACAGCCCAGAGTGCTAATGAAAGGGCAAAAGGATCCAAGATAAGGGAGGACTAAAAGTGTCCATGCTCTTCATGCCATGAGCTGCCATAGATGGTTTCAGGACTGCCATGGGTGCGGAACACAACCAGTTTGTGCCAAGCTTTCTAGTAGCCTAATCACAGCGGTCTTGGAGAAGTTGCCCTTGACTGTTACTGCTCAGCTTCATGATGAATAGGACCAGGTGGCATTTCTGACGTAAGTGGGTTTGGTGTCTTTTTCTCTGGGATAAGTTTATCACAGGGCACATCTCACGTTGACCCCAGGTAAGATGAGAGCCAGATCCTCCAGCAAAAACGCACACCTCACAGGtagaaaaatcaaatgcaatCCTTCTGGAGCAAGTTTATTAACATTTATTGAGATATGTAGGTTATGAAATATGAACACTCCAGCTGAACATTTGATGTTCCCTGGAGACTTTGTCTGCTAGCATTATTCACATTACTACTaaatcaaaaaaaggaaagaaaataatgagtATCTGTTCTGAGGGGCAAAGGAAGAACCTGTTTTGCTTCCTCTCATGGCAACAGACTTCTGCATGTTGGTAATCCTCTCTCTGGGACAGATGTTGGTGGCCAcagttttaacagaaaaaaacattttagaaaaatgagaaatgttggTCTTTCCTGGTTGGTTCAAGAATTGCTTTGGAATTTCTTCAGgtcattaattttgtttgtggaggagttagttttctttctgttgttgttcatgtttttgtgtgtgcacgtgtgtgttaAATGGGTATTTTCAGCTCAAAATTCCAGATTTTCTGATGGTATGATGCATCTCTTAAGCTGCCAAAAGCTCTCCTTAGCCCAACTGAGATACCAACTAATCATactgcaaaaaaggaaagaaactttcAGATGTTGTACTTATAACTAGGAAAGTACTtgaataaaaagcagagaaggggTGGAATGAGCACCAAGAGCTGATATTCCTGGATAACTCATCAGTTGCTGCTGGAGTTTAATCATGAATTGCCTTTCTGTTTTACTTAATAATGAATTGCCTGGTCTCCACACCTGAAGCTTCCTACTCATCCTGAAATCTCTGTCACAGAGAGGAATTTCTGCTGCTcaggctttgtttttaaaatctctgctaGTAATATTGAACAAAGTTTAAGTCACAGCCTCCAAAATTAAGACTAGATCCAGCATCttacagcaaaaagaaacagaaaatgaagtattaGAATCAGTGGAGGCAAAGTGTAAATTTGCATGGGTATGTGTTTCTAAGGTCTCATACTGGACTAAAGATACAGGCTGAACTTTAGGATTCCAGTAAggaattcaagaaaaaaaatgtgatttcatgttttggttttgtgtaaaaagggaaaattacagAACTGGAGTAAACATCTAACAGAACAACGTGACTTTCAGGTTGCTTTTCTGACTGTGAGACCTGCTAGGCTTTGCATTCTGGAGCACACAGGTTTCTGATGAACCTGACCTGAACGTCCTGGGTTTCTTGACAGTGTGCCCTTTGAAGCCAGTATTACTCATCATGACCAGTTTGAACCAGCTAATGggaacatcagaaaaaaagagttcatTTCTAGCTAGTTACTTATCTCTGCCAAAGAGATTTGACAGTGATATTTCCCATGAGGCACCTGAGCTACATCATGAACACTACAGAGAGAACTCGTTAGGAAATCCTTGGGAAATCCTATATATGAATATACAAAGTCCCTACTCCCTTGCCAGCTCACATTGGAGGAGTTTCTCATCTAAGAAGCAGAGTGGATGTGTGGAAGTGAATAATAAAGCCACTCTCCCAAGAAACACCTGATCTTCATCAAATCCATCACTCACCACAGTCCGACAGCAAGGGACTCCTTGCTGGCAACGTCCAAAGAATCTCGTATTGGGTAGAGGACAGTGGTCAGCAGAACAGGTACCCCCAGCCTGTTTGCATTGCACATGGTTATTAGGTGCACGCATGAAACCTGCACCAAAAAAATACCAGAGTCTTGATTTTCCTTCCCAAACAAGATGAAGAAGAAGTTAGGGTTATAGCATGACAGCAGTATTCTAGGCTGCATGTAGACCAGCCCCATCCATACCATTAAATTCCcttattttccaaagcaggagGGTTCGGTGTATCCATTGGACCCAGCTGGTGTGGGTTCACTGCCAAAGTGTGCCCAGCATGCTGGCAGCACTAGTTTGCCTTGGACAAAAGGGACTAAAActcatttaatttctatttctattttatgCACTCCCTACTCACAATTTTCCCTGTGCATTTCCTTTGATTTTATGTAACTCTTACCTGAAGAGCCTTGGAGCATTAAGAGaagaacagcaaggaaaagggaaaagatctTCATGTCCAAATTCAGTGCCACCAAATACaacagctactaagaaaataacagaaagagGTCATACATTTAACCTGCATTTGTCATTACTCAGTACAAACACTATTTATGACATATAAGCTGCAATTTGTTGATAAAAATTGTCGTTTATGCAGTAGAGTAAATGTTGTAGAATAAATCTATTGAAATAACACTTTTTGAGGAAAGATATTTGAAAGAACATTGCATAAGatcaagaaaatgtatttatgcctatgaaatttaaaagaatttgattaatactgtggttttctttccatCATCTGCAAAGGTAACCTACACCAGCTCCAGTGAAGACCCCTGTATTTAAGTCCCATACATCCTGGATgttataactttttttaaaaagtaagaaatgtAATTAGTTTCCTCTAAATTTTATCGAAGTCATAATATAAGCCAGCTTTTCTTAGAGATCCCTTTTATAACTTATAGGTCATGCTGCTACATGCACAAACTCAACAGTACTTCCATTTagagttttttccttttttttttttttttttgaacaatcATACTgagtctggctgggatggagttaactttcttcatggCAGCCCATATGGTGCAGTGCTTCATGTTTGTACCAAGTTGCTTAATGactgaaatgttcattttatttgACGATCGCATATTTTAATTCAGATATGTGTAGATAATGACTTAAGCCTTAAGCCATTCCAATTTCTCTGGATAATTAACACTCAGCAACTTTAATTATTCAAATAGCCATTTTTGTAGCTTACAAACCAGTAGTCCTTGAAACTGCCTTTAAGAAAAAGCCTAGTAACCACCTATCCCTCCTCTCCACAGCACCTCCATAACGTGTGCCAGCTCAAAGCCTGTGTATCTCCACACCATCATTTGTTGCTGCAGATTGCAAttaacttttgaaaataatgcaaacTACTATAATCATTCAGAATTGCTATGATTGACTATAATTATCAGCCAAATGCATTACTGAAATACCAAGCATTGTACGTTTCAGTTGTTTATGAGAATTTAATTAAGCTGCAAAATTATACGTCTCAGAACAATGAATTTCTttttagagaagcaaaaaatatCATCAAAAAGATACGTATTTTTCTCCTTATCTGTTGAAAGTGGTGTAGAAACTGCACCTTCAGCTCACCCTAGAGGACTTCAGGAGAGGAGTCACGGTggccagcctgtcccagctgttTCCTCTCCAGGGGCACCTTCACAGAGTGCTATCTTGCCCCAACACAACTGTCTTTATACGTTCCTGTTGATGACCGAGCTGCCACAGACCAGCTGGCCAAGGACATGGGCTTTTCACAGCAATTCCCAGCAGCTCAAATGCCACTTCCCAGCAGCTGATGAGAAACGGTGACTGCTTGTGAACTCCCTCCCCTTTCTCTGGCACATGAGCTGGCTCTTTGGAAAAGCCCCTTACACCAACCTGGTTTGTGTACAACACATTGATCCATCGTaggctgtgaaaaaaacatcCTGGGACATATACTGAAAGCTGTTGATTTGGATCCAGCAGCACCCTCATTCTACAGGCTTGTCCCATGGCCACAGTGCCTAGTGCTGACTGCAGAAGGGTCCTCTCTGAAGCCTGGAGGTACCTACCCAAGCATCCAAACAGCTACATTAGGGAAGCTTGGTTTTTACGTAAgacttgcaaaaaaacccccaaaaaactccTGATAGGTCTTGTGGGCTGTAGACAATATCTTGAGAGCAGAGAGGAGTTGACTTGAGCACCCAGCCCAGTTGGGAGCAATCGTTTTGCAGTAGTGCAATCACACAGAAGAGCACACTTATCTGTGCAcccagaatattttcattttcatgcatTTACCATGTTTATATTCCACTCTTCGCAGAGGAAATAACTATTGTTTGAACAATAAAATTTTTGGGGAGGCCTCTACTTCCATACACCCCCTTGCTAAGTGGCCAAAGGAAACAACTTCCACAAAACATGTTTCGGTCAACCATGTCCCCTCAGAGGACTTGGACCAGAGATGCTCATGGCAGCACTGGTATCTCCTGGGCCCTGAAGGCACCTAGGTAAGCCCAGAACAAAGATGCTGTGTTTCGATTGTCATACCACTAAGAGtctagaaaaaaatctcaacatCCTTGTACTGGAACAGCCATCCAAACAGCACCCACCTAGCCAGGTCACCTGCCTCCCAAGAGAAGGCAGTGGAGAGCTAATACTGAAATTTCTCTCCAACATCCTTCTTCAGTCAAGAGTACGTAAAATATGCTGACAGCAGGGTTTTatgggttttcttcttcattataCTGATGCCTTCTGAATCCCAGTGTTGCTATATTAGCGAATTACGTTCTCTGAGAGTCCAGCCTCAAAGCCATCAGTGTTTGCTATCTGCCGTGGACTCCTGCAGTGGACAAGAAGCCAGTCCTTGCTCTGAAAATCATATTG contains:
- the LOC114011924 gene encoding gallinacin-8-like isoform X2 is translated as MKDPYGFKLAEDIPSLEVAQAQSGKQEERAILSYFEVVFWRSLTVRSQKLSSELLYLVALNLDMKIFSLFLAVLLLMLQGSSGFMRAPNNHVQCKQAGGTCSADHCPLPNTRFFGRCQQGVPCCRTVYD
- the LOC114011924 gene encoding uncharacterized protein LOC114011924 isoform X1; amino-acid sequence: MKDPYGFKLAEDIPSLEVAQAQSGKQEERAILSYFEVVFWRSLTVRSQKLSSELLYLVALNLDMKIFSLFLAVLLLMLQGSSGFMRAPNNHVQCKQAGGTCSADHCPLPNTRFFGRCQQGVPCCRTVLVQTGHDE